A DNA window from Drosophila virilis strain 15010-1051.87 chromosome 4, Dvir_AGI_RSII-ME, whole genome shotgun sequence contains the following coding sequences:
- the LOC26531823 gene encoding uncharacterized protein isoform X2, which translates to MFKRFCFLLLCLMLIALCLASYKRILFKGQCPKFVELQSAGNSEISFSGIWFQYAVHPNYLQDKCIKRAFDNSFYWAQFAKTDNENFIIQYFCYENRQRKLGRQHSRSISIFVRERIPRPETIAAITKALKYNFKFPVGLLNYTDYSYCTDIEIKDATARA; encoded by the exons ATGTTTAAACGCTTCTG tttcctgtTGCTCTGTCTGATGTTGATAGCCCTTTGCCTAGCCAGCTATAAGCGAATTTTGTTTAAGGGACAATGCCCCAAGTTTGTGGAGCTTCAGTCTGCTGGCAATTCAGAAATATCG TTTTCTGGCATTTGGTTTCAATATGCAGTGCATCCAAATTATCTGCAGGATAAATGCATTAAACGAGCCTTTGATAATAGTTTCTATTGGGCACAGTTTGCGAAAACTGATAATGAGAATTTCATAATACAGTATTTTTGCTACGAGAATCGCCAGCGCAAATTAGGTCGACAGCATTCAA GATCTATTTCGATATTTGTGCGCGAGCGTATACCTAGGCCAGAAACAATTGCAGCCATAACAAAGGCTTTAaagtataattttaaatttccagTTGGTCTATTGAACTACACGGACTATTCGTATTGTACAGATATTGAAATTAAAGATGCTACCGCACGAgcttaa
- the LOC26531823 gene encoding uncharacterized protein isoform X1, whose product MFKRFCFLLLCLMLIALCLASYKRILFKGQCPKFVELQSAGNSEISQFSGIWFQYAVHPNYLQDKCIKRAFDNSFYWAQFAKTDNENFIIQYFCYENRQRKLGRQHSRSISIFVRERIPRPETIAAITKALKYNFKFPVGLLNYTDYSYCTDIEIKDATARA is encoded by the exons ATGTTTAAACGCTTCTG tttcctgtTGCTCTGTCTGATGTTGATAGCCCTTTGCCTAGCCAGCTATAAGCGAATTTTGTTTAAGGGACAATGCCCCAAGTTTGTGGAGCTTCAGTCTGCTGGCAATTCAGAAATATCG CAGTTTTCTGGCATTTGGTTTCAATATGCAGTGCATCCAAATTATCTGCAGGATAAATGCATTAAACGAGCCTTTGATAATAGTTTCTATTGGGCACAGTTTGCGAAAACTGATAATGAGAATTTCATAATACAGTATTTTTGCTACGAGAATCGCCAGCGCAAATTAGGTCGACAGCATTCAA GATCTATTTCGATATTTGTGCGCGAGCGTATACCTAGGCCAGAAACAATTGCAGCCATAACAAAGGCTTTAaagtataattttaaatttccagTTGGTCTATTGAACTACACGGACTATTCGTATTGTACAGATATTGAAATTAAAGATGCTACCGCACGAgcttaa